The following proteins are co-located in the Paludibaculum fermentans genome:
- a CDS encoding carotenoid oxygenase family protein, translating to MSVELDATNLSIEGEIPNGLNGVFLKNSPTSLFHPAGSGFPATGAGKVHALYFENGAARYRNRWVRTEEYRAERAAGHPLAESSAGAHPANSRIVAHAGHLLAMGDAGRPYRLDWGLHTLGPNDFQTAFPGGMLSHSKLDPETGEMILLANETRECRLDCLTVDPTGKLARILSFDSPWPSTIHDIAVTRNYIVVIVSPFVLEDPAPRWRPVMGTAVALIPRRGTEQGIRWFETRPFFHLHVMNAFEKDRYIELQLPWYSSWREGAPPVGAELRRLRINLENRTIIDEQIDDCACEFPRIDDRFAMRENRFGYTAFRNTRPGEQPAEGSFEGFARYDFKAASRTVHTLPPGEFVGEPVFVPARNAGNEGEGYLMAIVFNALQDRTSLRIYDAQNLYAPPLAQIQLPCRVPAGCHASWVPHPDAS from the coding sequence GTGTCAGTCGAACTGGACGCGACGAACCTATCGATTGAGGGCGAGATCCCCAACGGGCTCAACGGCGTCTTCCTCAAGAACAGCCCAACGTCACTCTTCCATCCCGCCGGCTCCGGATTTCCGGCAACAGGTGCGGGCAAGGTTCATGCCTTGTATTTTGAGAATGGCGCGGCGCGGTATCGAAACCGCTGGGTGCGGACAGAGGAGTACCGGGCGGAACGGGCCGCGGGGCATCCCCTCGCCGAATCCTCCGCCGGCGCACATCCGGCAAACAGCCGGATCGTCGCCCACGCCGGCCACCTGCTGGCCATGGGCGACGCCGGCCGGCCCTATCGCCTGGATTGGGGTTTACACACGCTGGGGCCGAATGACTTCCAGACCGCATTTCCGGGCGGCATGTTGTCCCATTCCAAACTGGACCCCGAAACCGGGGAGATGATCCTGCTGGCCAACGAAACGCGGGAGTGCCGGCTGGACTGCCTGACCGTCGATCCCACCGGCAAACTGGCGAGAATCCTCAGTTTCGACAGCCCGTGGCCCTCCACGATCCACGATATCGCCGTCACCAGAAACTACATAGTCGTCATCGTCTCTCCCTTCGTCCTGGAGGATCCAGCCCCCCGTTGGCGCCCGGTGATGGGCACAGCCGTGGCTTTGATTCCACGCCGAGGTACGGAACAGGGGATCCGCTGGTTCGAGACCCGGCCATTCTTCCACCTCCATGTAATGAATGCCTTTGAGAAGGATCGCTACATCGAACTCCAGCTGCCATGGTATTCCTCGTGGCGTGAAGGCGCGCCGCCGGTGGGAGCGGAACTCCGCCGCCTTCGCATCAATTTGGAGAACCGGACCATCATAGACGAGCAGATTGACGATTGTGCCTGTGAGTTTCCGCGCATCGACGACCGCTTTGCCATGCGGGAGAACCGGTTCGGATACACTGCTTTCCGGAACACGCGGCCTGGCGAACAACCGGCGGAAGGCAGCTTCGAGGGCTTTGCCCGCTATGACTTCAAAGCGGCCAGCCGCACGGTGCACACCCTGCCCCCCGGAGAGTTTGTGGGGGAGCCTGTGTTTGTCCCGGCCAGGAATGCCGGCAATGAGGGCGAGGGGTACCTGATGGCAATTGTTTTCAATGCACTACAGGACCGGACCAGCTTGCGCATCTATGACGCACAGAACCTGTACGCGCCGCCTTTGGCCCAAATTCAGCTACCGTGCCGGGTGCCGGCGGGATGCCACGCCTCGTGGGTGCCGCACCCGGATGCGTCCTAA
- a CDS encoding MliC family protein: MIISAHAGVRRPIVLWLGMLLASTLASATDLVVTLPGSKLLSRKVVQYSCDASAVKIGLPAVPFDVEYINGSGNNLATVPILGGLLIFANVSSASGARYAAQQYIWWEAKGSATLYLDSPAQKDKSVCQPVTRK; encoded by the coding sequence ATGATTATTTCTGCCCATGCCGGCGTCCGCCGGCCGATAGTCCTGTGGCTGGGGATGCTGCTTGCATCCACGTTGGCCTCCGCAACTGACCTGGTCGTCACCCTGCCAGGATCCAAACTGCTTTCTCGCAAGGTCGTGCAGTACAGCTGCGACGCGAGTGCGGTCAAAATCGGTCTCCCCGCCGTCCCCTTCGACGTTGAGTACATCAACGGCAGCGGCAACAACCTCGCCACGGTACCCATCCTGGGCGGCCTCCTGATCTTCGCCAATGTTTCGTCGGCCTCGGGCGCCCGCTACGCCGCCCAGCAGTATATATGGTGGGAAGCGAAAGGCTCCGCGACCCTCTATCTGGATTCTCCCGCCCAGAAAGACAAGTCCGTTTGTCAGCCGGTCACCCGGAAATAG
- a CDS encoding cupin domain-containing protein: MPFQFQHSRLRQTRTQVIPALGLTLRVLLEPEDSGRELTIIETVNAPGFGPPFHRHPETEIFRVLEGRYIFEVDGTRYPAEEGDLVTVPGGAPHRFVNVSGKPARQLVMMLPGLDAYAFFGGLAETMRNGIPSRSVLNAFGEPWGCEFLGGPLTLDQLTPAETGR; this comes from the coding sequence ATGCCATTCCAATTCCAACATTCCCGTCTCCGGCAGACCCGGACCCAGGTCATACCGGCCCTTGGACTTACCCTTCGAGTCCTCCTCGAACCGGAGGACTCCGGACGAGAGTTGACGATCATCGAGACCGTCAACGCCCCCGGATTCGGCCCGCCCTTTCACCGTCACCCGGAGACGGAGATCTTCCGGGTCCTGGAAGGCCGCTACATCTTTGAAGTGGATGGGACCCGCTACCCCGCCGAAGAGGGTGACCTGGTCACTGTTCCGGGCGGGGCGCCGCACCGCTTTGTGAACGTCAGCGGCAAGCCGGCACGCCAGTTGGTGATGATGTTGCCTGGGCTCGACGCCTACGCCTTCTTTGGCGGATTGGCGGAAACCATGCGCAACGGCATCCCGTCGAGGAGTGTCCTGAACGCATTCGGCGAACCTTGGGGCTGCGAGTTTCTGGGTGGTCCGCTGACGCTGGACCAACTCACTCCCGCCGAAACAGGTCGTTAA
- a CDS encoding ECF-type sigma factor encodes MARNSVQDIGPLMAAFRQGDSVAGAKLIEVFYPELKRMAASKLRGERQGHSWQPTLLVNELYLQLVKIKALQPDDQDRPNDRAAFLALSGQIMKRLLIHHARPLSAKAQKVPLWEDVKCVDDGGLAEVESLLSRLDAMKPMLRAIVEMKVFEGRTSAEVAAELKCSPITVHRYWQFAKRWLKEEWHPDAG; translated from the coding sequence GTGGCCCGGAATTCTGTTCAGGACATCGGACCTCTCATGGCTGCCTTCCGGCAGGGCGACAGCGTCGCGGGCGCGAAGCTGATCGAGGTCTTCTACCCTGAGCTGAAACGGATGGCTGCCTCGAAGCTGCGAGGCGAACGGCAAGGGCATAGCTGGCAGCCGACGTTGCTGGTCAACGAGCTGTACCTCCAGTTGGTGAAGATCAAAGCGCTCCAACCGGACGACCAGGACCGACCTAACGACCGAGCCGCCTTCCTCGCGCTGTCGGGGCAGATCATGAAACGGCTGCTGATCCACCACGCGCGTCCCCTCTCGGCCAAGGCCCAGAAGGTGCCGCTTTGGGAGGATGTGAAGTGTGTGGACGACGGCGGGCTGGCCGAGGTGGAGTCGCTGCTCTCGCGGCTCGACGCCATGAAACCCATGCTTCGGGCCATCGTGGAGATGAAGGTGTTTGAGGGCCGGACCTCCGCCGAAGTTGCCGCCGAACTCAAATGCTCTCCGATTACTGTCCACCGCTACTGGCAGTTCGCCAAGCGTTGGCTGAAGGAAGAGTGGCATCCAGACGCCGGCTGA
- a CDS encoding PEP-CTERM sorting domain-containing protein: MTMPRLFLTIFCLLATSTMGWSASIYTYTLHFDATAVTSETEVEFLSLKLLNGVAQIDPSAIDLNLLPFSGAVLRDDVNHLTISTSPGEVVVTIGEPSGTNNLYQFFALFPAATAVGHYAFTDATLVPVQNPSNQIAIPGGFLTIQERSLGANPVPEPTTIGMAGIGLALLAGGRQWRRWAKGRQAQAAGRADEKD; this comes from the coding sequence ATGACTATGCCCCGGCTGTTTCTCACGATTTTCTGCTTGCTCGCTACCAGCACGATGGGCTGGAGCGCGTCGATTTACACCTACACGCTGCACTTTGACGCCACCGCGGTGACCAGCGAGACCGAGGTGGAGTTTCTCTCACTGAAGCTGCTCAATGGCGTCGCGCAGATTGATCCCAGCGCCATCGACTTGAACCTGCTTCCGTTTTCCGGCGCAGTGTTGCGGGACGACGTGAACCACCTGACCATTTCCACGTCGCCGGGCGAGGTGGTGGTGACGATTGGCGAGCCGAGCGGCACGAACAATCTGTATCAGTTCTTTGCGCTGTTTCCTGCTGCGACGGCGGTGGGGCATTACGCGTTTACGGACGCGACGCTGGTCCCCGTTCAGAATCCGTCCAATCAGATTGCCATCCCCGGCGGATTCCTGACGATTCAGGAGCGGTCGCTGGGCGCGAACCCGGTGCCGGAGCCCACGACAATCGGCATGGCAGGGATCGGGCTGGCGCTGTTGGCCGGAGGCCGGCAATGGCGGCGGTGGGCGAAAGGGAGGCAAGCGCAGGCGGCCGGCCGCGCAGATGAAAAAGACTGA
- a CDS encoding winged helix-turn-helix domain-containing protein yields MGSERQPINYQFGVFEFSANTGELRKNGIIVRLAPQPALVLKMLLAQNGGIVCREDLQLEVWKGDTIVDFELGLNRCVARIRSVLSDDADTPRYVETIPRLGYRFIAPVKIVPVPQRQGIQVAAAPDPAPAAAFEAILAPETTPEVVPQESNRLAPPQVDAPLEGPSRSPGRKWRSILFYGLPAAVLILVGLFWSRHFVRNRTVQLRSDYSVGPLFSEPGQTGSPSFSPDGSKVVFSWSGSRQDNFDLYIRSIGTQDTTRLTKAPETDYSPAWSPDGKSIAFCRAGPRDGSSIWVISLSDGAERKLIDVPWTPVVGSRFLTWSPDNRRLVFAGSMSEDKASGLLEMEVATGATRYLTKAQAGSVEMHPAYAPDGHAIAFVRDIARGISRILVLPMNPEGGAAGPPVPLSWPGFESSNVARPTWTPDSSYLLFASNRNSEQYLWIAKAEQGAAPQLLSTLGPGLMDAAISSTGDLAMVRERLDIDIFKLDMDRLRRGDSTATVPVVNSNRLETYPNVSPDGLKLAFESNRSGFTEIWTSNVDGTNLTQITSMGHPITGSPSWSPDNRTIAFDSRAGGVPRIYLVPAGGGKVEALTSSNEMSVTPAWSADGAWIYFTSDRTGRPEVWRIPSSGGTPQQVSTTGGFSPSTSAGKMILYSANRSWVTTLKSLNVETREEKVLATDAIRRSYYPAADGVYYIAAGAGGHFLLKFIPSAGGAAVTLYEFPRRTAEGMGMSRDGRSLFFGEAEQLNTDLQLVRDFWRN; encoded by the coding sequence ATGGGTTCCGAACGGCAACCGATCAACTATCAATTCGGCGTCTTTGAGTTTTCCGCCAACACGGGAGAGCTGCGCAAAAACGGGATAATCGTCCGTCTCGCCCCCCAGCCAGCACTGGTGCTGAAAATGCTCCTGGCCCAAAATGGAGGCATTGTATGCCGGGAAGACCTCCAACTGGAGGTCTGGAAGGGTGACACGATCGTAGATTTCGAGCTCGGGCTGAATCGCTGCGTCGCCCGAATCCGGAGCGTGCTCTCCGACGATGCCGACACGCCTCGGTATGTCGAGACGATTCCTCGCTTGGGTTATCGATTCATTGCTCCGGTGAAGATCGTGCCGGTGCCCCAGCGTCAGGGAATTCAGGTGGCGGCGGCCCCTGATCCGGCCCCTGCTGCCGCATTCGAAGCTATCCTCGCGCCTGAGACCACTCCGGAGGTCGTCCCCCAGGAATCCAATCGTTTAGCGCCACCGCAAGTGGATGCTCCGCTGGAAGGCCCCAGCCGAAGTCCGGGCCGGAAGTGGCGGAGCATCCTCTTTTATGGTCTGCCGGCCGCCGTGCTCATTCTCGTCGGGTTGTTCTGGTCCCGGCACTTTGTGCGCAACCGGACCGTGCAACTCCGCTCGGACTACTCCGTTGGGCCGCTGTTCAGTGAGCCCGGTCAGACCGGGAGTCCGTCTTTCTCCCCGGACGGCTCCAAGGTTGTCTTTAGCTGGAGCGGGAGCCGGCAGGACAACTTCGATCTCTACATCAGGTCAATCGGTACTCAGGACACAACCCGGCTCACCAAGGCACCGGAAACGGACTACAGTCCTGCCTGGTCGCCCGACGGGAAGTCCATCGCCTTCTGCCGCGCCGGCCCGCGGGACGGTTCGTCCATCTGGGTGATCTCCCTCTCCGATGGCGCGGAGCGGAAACTCATCGATGTGCCATGGACCCCGGTAGTGGGCAGCCGCTTTCTGACCTGGTCTCCGGACAACAGGCGGTTGGTGTTTGCCGGAAGCATGAGCGAAGACAAGGCCTCCGGTCTTCTCGAAATGGAGGTCGCCACGGGCGCGACCCGCTACCTGACGAAAGCCCAGGCAGGGAGCGTGGAAATGCATCCAGCCTACGCTCCCGATGGGCACGCAATCGCCTTCGTCCGCGATATCGCCCGCGGAATCAGCCGCATTCTCGTGCTGCCCATGAACCCCGAAGGCGGGGCGGCCGGGCCGCCGGTTCCGCTGTCGTGGCCCGGTTTCGAGAGTTCCAACGTGGCCAGGCCCACCTGGACCCCCGACAGCAGCTATCTCCTCTTTGCTTCCAATCGGAACAGCGAACAATACCTGTGGATCGCGAAGGCGGAGCAGGGGGCCGCGCCCCAACTGCTCAGTACCTTGGGTCCGGGCCTGATGGATGCGGCGATCTCCTCCACCGGAGACCTCGCGATGGTTCGCGAGCGCCTGGACATCGATATCTTCAAGCTCGACATGGACCGGTTGCGCCGCGGCGATTCCACCGCGACGGTACCCGTGGTGAACTCCAACCGCCTGGAAACTTACCCGAATGTTTCGCCCGACGGCCTGAAGCTTGCCTTTGAATCCAACCGCTCCGGCTTCACTGAGATCTGGACCTCGAATGTCGACGGCACCAACCTCACGCAGATCACGAGCATGGGCCATCCCATCACCGGCTCCCCCTCTTGGTCTCCGGACAATCGGACCATCGCCTTCGACTCGCGGGCCGGTGGCGTTCCGCGAATCTACCTGGTGCCCGCGGGCGGTGGGAAGGTTGAGGCGCTAACCTCTTCGAATGAAATGAGCGTCACGCCCGCCTGGTCCGCGGACGGCGCCTGGATCTATTTCACCTCCGATCGCACCGGGCGGCCCGAGGTCTGGCGGATCCCCTCCAGCGGTGGTACGCCGCAGCAGGTTTCCACCACCGGCGGATTCTCTCCGTCCACTTCCGCCGGTAAGATGATCCTCTACTCGGCCAATCGGTCCTGGGTCACCACACTCAAATCCCTGAATGTGGAAACCCGTGAGGAAAAAGTCCTGGCTACGGATGCCATCCGCCGCAGCTACTATCCGGCCGCGGATGGCGTGTATTACATCGCCGCCGGTGCCGGCGGCCACTTCCTGCTGAAGTTCATCCCGTCCGCGGGCGGCGCCGCCGTAACTCTGTACGAGTTCCCAAGGCGCACGGCCGAAGGCATGGGCATGTCCCGGGACGGCCGTTCCCTCTTCTTCGGAGAAGCCGAACAGTTGAATACCGACCTGCAGTTGGTTCGGGACTTCTGGCGGAATTGA
- a CDS encoding PEP-CTERM sorting domain-containing protein (PEP-CTERM proteins occur, often in large numbers, in the proteomes of bacteria that also encode an exosortase, a predicted intramembrane cysteine proteinase. The presence of a PEP-CTERM domain at a protein's C-terminus predicts cleavage within the sorting domain, followed by covalent anchoring to some some component of the (usually Gram-negative) cell surface. Many PEP-CTERM proteins exhibit an unusual sequence composition that includes large numbers of potential glycosylation sites. Expression of one such protein has been shown restore the ability of a bacterium to form floc, a type of biofilm.), translating to MYQLKFLYKLAALGVLCAASTLSSQAAALVLTTSFDNGSPTSPTPAGSTVGSPDTFSVTGKDVFYLGGIANDPGNPCFLAGASSATCLQMPTYQGINPTLTSAHAFGPGDYIVQIEMAGGAANALVLAELGAPQMITVVANTQFTTYQFTHTVPVGVLTHLTITGNNEFLINSIKVAALTGASPVPEPSSWSMMLLAGMGLGGVGLYRRRRVVAATPEQGDR from the coding sequence ATGTATCAACTGAAGTTCCTTTACAAACTGGCGGCGCTCGGCGTACTGTGCGCTGCTTCCACCCTTTCGTCCCAGGCCGCAGCTCTCGTCCTGACGACGAGCTTCGACAACGGGTCGCCGACCTCGCCCACCCCAGCCGGGTCGACTGTCGGGTCGCCGGACACCTTCTCGGTCACCGGCAAAGACGTTTTCTATCTGGGCGGGATCGCCAATGACCCGGGCAACCCGTGCTTCCTGGCCGGCGCGTCGAGTGCGACTTGCCTTCAGATGCCCACCTATCAGGGCATCAATCCGACTTTGACATCGGCCCACGCCTTCGGCCCCGGCGACTATATAGTACAAATCGAGATGGCGGGCGGCGCGGCCAACGCGCTGGTACTGGCGGAACTGGGCGCACCTCAAATGATCACGGTTGTGGCCAATACCCAGTTCACGACGTACCAGTTTACCCACACGGTGCCAGTTGGAGTCCTCACGCACTTGACCATCACGGGCAACAATGAGTTTCTCATCAACAGCATCAAGGTCGCGGCCCTGACCGGGGCGAGCCCGGTACCCGAACCGTCGAGTTGGTCGATGATGCTGCTGGCTGGAATGGGCCTGGGCGGGGTAGGGCTCTACCGGCGGCGTAGAGTTGTTGCGGCGACGCCTGAGCAGGGCGATCGATAG
- a CDS encoding outer membrane protein assembly factor BamB family protein yields MWSMVGGSSGEEPVQALVQFEVQSGAREGNTTNFSIVPRIDNILMPTNGSDSKLYRMALPDTSPSYIIGANPGELQKSLYAQADLGPPILFGSVMVLCGMPLSNPDNINIIAYDLDAQAQLWITPLQGSPTKARFALGAAGQVFVAVDGSIMAVNVQTGAIQWTSSFAGTPKGVCVSGALVYVSTSMGTVQSFDVGSGAAGWAWPPDNKNLSTALSAPYTYCNGIYCTDSGGNFYAINTSTKAQEWVVDLGHPIDSAPVYIEDGYAYLSTRTSDSQQTSATIYAVDLTSSGTKTLSYCTDQSGTVIGVDNGICYVSNQNSYNLCAIDFVDQFHQFYCDSTLLADSAQGAPDNPIPSTPLYRTHVQLLDTNRNPRINKAVRVWASDTINVTINGKAFTIGPSASASAASDFAGEVSITVEATDVSCPTLFLWSDFMDTNEAMMIYPDHYVVEKLSGVTASDMAAATSYDGQTILVDPDSASAAANTIVSTLGNTSVSLSLTRKHMAKVRMSVTEARRKRRSRRKGRMSATSSEGDFIAFSPKNLVYNGDVTQNGNTRVYEPGSVPNFTTVLDAATGKWSFQPGTTETSLAAAEATTGLGFESFVSNVVKGARKVVKLVVATTEKVLHTITDELGNIYNITVTALEHALAVVSGFLKSVVKDIVKVVEWLSEIFNWGKILAAKDTIKNTAIKNLTALADQTATMTPAFRASVDAALDGAISKIQGGLGALDAYFKKSMKASQKNDNDPTPIYNANGKQSYPQSRWGTGKVTDNAANTTEDSSSLSVASTPIPSDFLPAVDALAAAVHQQLSGALSSIGEDLEAFFSNFGNLMKDPTKFVTNSISDVMNLLGDLLVDMLRLLKSVLDALIDNLPALLRGAIAIIQRPIRIPIVSQLWEVISRDQLSMFDLIALVVAIPSAIITDLIPNNTAAAKAPRSATGDFTDLTGIATILNGMTYSVMDAWGDLSNASGNGGVAMAAASLTAIGIGLSVPVSSTDPFVFAYWSLAALPLILSAANYAKAKEQDPAVSKAWARTVSRLNGGYGAMMLIMASVGAILNHADFLGQDGQTVLANVFTYIPYVGKTVAQGEPFSPGRVGAGITDGVCDTTAGIINGLVMLEG; encoded by the coding sequence ATGTGGAGCATGGTTGGAGGCAGCAGCGGTGAGGAGCCGGTCCAGGCGCTGGTTCAGTTTGAAGTGCAGTCCGGCGCCCGCGAAGGCAATACCACGAACTTTTCCATCGTCCCCCGGATCGACAACATCCTGATGCCCACCAACGGCTCGGATTCGAAGTTGTACAGGATGGCCTTGCCTGACACGTCGCCGTCGTACATCATCGGAGCCAACCCGGGCGAACTCCAGAAATCGCTCTACGCCCAAGCGGACCTGGGCCCGCCGATTCTGTTTGGCAGCGTGATGGTGTTGTGTGGCATGCCCCTGAGTAATCCCGACAACATCAACATCATTGCTTACGATTTGGACGCCCAGGCCCAGCTTTGGATAACGCCCTTGCAAGGCTCGCCCACGAAGGCGCGCTTCGCCCTGGGCGCGGCGGGGCAGGTGTTCGTGGCGGTGGATGGGTCGATCATGGCGGTGAATGTGCAGACGGGCGCCATCCAGTGGACGTCGTCGTTTGCCGGCACTCCCAAGGGTGTGTGCGTCTCCGGTGCGCTGGTGTATGTCAGCACCTCCATGGGGACGGTGCAGAGCTTCGATGTCGGGTCAGGCGCGGCCGGCTGGGCTTGGCCGCCGGACAACAAGAATCTGTCGACGGCGCTGTCGGCTCCGTACACGTACTGTAACGGGATCTACTGCACGGACTCGGGCGGCAACTTCTACGCGATCAACACTTCGACAAAGGCGCAGGAATGGGTAGTTGACCTGGGCCACCCGATCGACTCGGCGCCGGTCTATATCGAGGACGGGTACGCCTATCTTTCCACGCGCACGTCGGATTCGCAGCAGACCTCGGCGACGATTTACGCCGTGGACCTGACGAGTTCGGGCACCAAGACGCTGAGCTATTGCACGGACCAGTCCGGCACAGTCATCGGTGTCGACAATGGCATCTGCTACGTGTCGAATCAGAACTCGTATAACCTGTGCGCCATCGACTTTGTGGACCAATTCCACCAGTTCTACTGCGACAGCACCCTGTTGGCCGATAGTGCGCAGGGTGCTCCGGACAACCCGATCCCCTCCACGCCGCTGTACCGCACGCACGTGCAGTTGCTGGATACGAACCGCAACCCCCGGATCAACAAGGCGGTGAGGGTGTGGGCGTCGGACACGATCAATGTGACGATCAATGGCAAGGCGTTCACGATTGGTCCCAGCGCTTCGGCGTCGGCGGCGTCGGACTTTGCCGGTGAGGTCAGCATCACGGTGGAGGCGACCGATGTGTCATGCCCAACCCTGTTCCTGTGGTCGGACTTCATGGACACCAATGAAGCGATGATGATCTACCCGGATCACTACGTGGTGGAGAAGCTGTCGGGCGTGACTGCCAGTGACATGGCAGCGGCGACCAGCTACGACGGGCAGACGATCCTGGTGGACCCGGATAGCGCCTCGGCGGCGGCCAATACGATTGTCAGTACGCTGGGCAACACGAGCGTGTCCCTGTCACTGACGCGCAAGCACATGGCGAAGGTGAGGATGAGTGTGACCGAAGCGCGGCGCAAACGGCGGAGCCGGCGTAAGGGCCGGATGAGTGCCACCTCGAGTGAGGGGGACTTTATTGCGTTCTCGCCGAAGAACCTGGTGTACAACGGGGACGTTACGCAGAATGGCAACACGCGGGTGTATGAGCCTGGTTCGGTTCCGAACTTCACAACCGTGCTGGATGCGGCCACCGGGAAATGGTCATTCCAACCCGGGACCACCGAAACAAGCCTGGCTGCGGCCGAGGCCACCACGGGACTGGGTTTTGAGAGTTTCGTTTCCAACGTGGTGAAGGGCGCGCGCAAGGTGGTGAAACTGGTGGTCGCGACGACGGAGAAGGTGCTGCACACGATCACGGATGAGCTCGGCAACATCTACAACATCACGGTGACGGCACTGGAGCACGCCCTGGCGGTGGTGAGCGGCTTCCTGAAGTCGGTGGTGAAGGATATCGTCAAGGTTGTGGAATGGTTGAGCGAGATCTTCAATTGGGGCAAGATTCTGGCCGCCAAGGACACGATCAAAAATACGGCGATTAAGAACCTGACGGCTCTCGCTGACCAGACGGCGACGATGACGCCGGCCTTCCGCGCGTCAGTGGATGCCGCGCTGGACGGCGCGATCAGTAAGATCCAGGGCGGATTGGGTGCCTTGGACGCTTACTTCAAGAAGTCGATGAAGGCCTCGCAGAAGAACGATAACGACCCAACGCCGATCTACAACGCCAATGGCAAACAGTCTTACCCGCAGAGCCGTTGGGGGACCGGCAAGGTGACCGACAATGCGGCCAACACGACGGAGGACTCGTCGAGCCTGTCGGTGGCCTCCACGCCGATCCCTTCCGACTTTCTTCCGGCGGTGGATGCGCTGGCGGCGGCAGTTCACCAGCAACTCAGCGGCGCGCTGAGCAGCATCGGCGAGGACCTGGAGGCGTTCTTTTCCAACTTCGGGAATCTGATGAAGGATCCGACGAAGTTCGTGACCAACTCGATCTCCGACGTCATGAACCTGTTGGGCGATCTTCTGGTGGACATGCTGCGGTTGTTAAAGAGTGTGCTGGATGCGTTGATCGACAACCTGCCGGCACTTCTGCGGGGGGCTATCGCGATTATCCAGCGCCCCATCCGGATACCGATTGTGAGCCAGCTGTGGGAAGTGATCTCGAGGGACCAGTTGTCGATGTTCGACTTGATTGCGCTGGTTGTGGCGATCCCGTCGGCGATCATCACGGATCTGATTCCGAACAACACGGCGGCGGCCAAGGCGCCGCGGTCCGCTACGGGAGACTTCACGGACCTGACCGGCATCGCCACCATCCTCAACGGGATGACGTACTCAGTGATGGATGCCTGGGGCGACCTGTCGAACGCATCGGGCAACGGGGGTGTGGCGATGGCGGCAGCTTCGTTGACGGCCATCGGGATTGGGCTGAGCGTTCCGGTGAGCAGCACTGATCCGTTCGTCTTTGCCTACTGGAGCCTGGCGGCGCTGCCGCTGATTCTCTCCGCGGCGAACTACGCGAAGGCCAAGGAGCAAGACCCGGCGGTGTCCAAAGCCTGGGCGCGGACCGTTTCGCGGCTGAATGGCGGATACGGGGCGATGATGCTGATCATGGCGTCAGTCGGCGCGATTCTCAACCATGCGGATTTCCTCGGCCAGGATGGGCAAACCGTGTTAGCCAATGTCTTCACCTACATTCCGTATGTGGGCAAGACGGTGGCGCAGGGTGAGCCGTTCAGCCCCGGACGTGTTGGGGCGGGCATCACAGACGGCGTTTGTGACACGACGGCAGGCATCATCAACGGCCTGGTGATGCTGGAGGGTTGA